The following are encoded in a window of Algiphilus aromaticivorans DG1253 genomic DNA:
- a CDS encoding ferritin-like domain-containing protein, whose amino-acid sequence MSAAAARPQYEAACTALLSADPADKCARVAALDAEAVPVLSDDPASALAEAPGRPERPVLLHPREVPQRGLGSEVGRIALLHAVAHIEFNAINLALDATLRFPDMPDDYYRDWLSVAVDEARHFCMLRERLREHGVDYGDLPAHNGLWEMAEKTAHDVLHRMALVPRVLEARGLDVTPGMIARLKQAGDTRSAGILEVILEEEVRHVAIGTRWFRFSCDLRGLEAGPTFEALLLRYDTGVRAPLNLEARQRAGFSADELRRLDPEGANRIGFA is encoded by the coding sequence ATGTCAGCCGCGGCCGCGCGCCCGCAGTACGAGGCCGCGTGCACCGCGCTGCTGAGCGCCGACCCCGCCGACAAGTGCGCGCGCGTCGCAGCCCTCGATGCCGAGGCCGTGCCAGTACTCTCCGACGATCCGGCCTCGGCCCTGGCTGAAGCGCCCGGACGGCCCGAGCGCCCGGTTCTGCTGCACCCGCGCGAGGTTCCTCAGCGCGGACTGGGCAGCGAGGTGGGACGCATCGCGCTGCTGCACGCCGTGGCACACATCGAATTCAACGCCATCAATCTGGCACTGGATGCGACGCTGCGCTTTCCCGACATGCCCGACGACTACTACCGCGACTGGCTGTCCGTGGCAGTCGATGAGGCTCGGCATTTCTGCATGCTGCGCGAGCGCTTGCGCGAGCATGGTGTCGACTACGGCGATCTCCCGGCGCACAACGGTCTGTGGGAAATGGCCGAGAAAACGGCCCACGACGTCCTGCACCGAATGGCGCTGGTGCCGCGCGTACTGGAAGCGCGCGGCCTCGACGTCACGCCCGGCATGATCGCGCGCCTGAAGCAGGCCGGCGACACACGCAGCGCCGGCATCCTGGAAGTGATCCTCGAAGAAGAGGTCCGGCACGTGGCCATTGGAACGCGCTGGTTCCGCTTCAGCTGCGATCTTCGCGGTCTCGAGGCCGGTCCCACTTTCGAGGCACTTCTGCTGCGTTACGACACTGGCGTGCGCGCCCCACTCAATCTCGAGGCACGTCAGCGCGCAGGTTTTTCCGCGGATGAACTCAGGCGGCTCGACCCCGAAGGCGCCAACCGCATCGGGTTTGCCTAG
- a CDS encoding O-succinylhomoserine sulfhydrylase produces MADDPDQPRAYGAGTLGVRAETLRTPWREHSPAIFATSSFVFDSAAQAAEIFAEREAGYIYSRFTNPTVDAFEKRLAAMEGAEAGIGTASGMSAIMTLCLALLSEGDHVVASRTLFGSTISLFDNILSRFGLHFSYVDPCDLDAWRDACTPATRMLFVETPTNPLCEIVDIAGLAAIAREKQARLVVDNCFLTPALQKPLALGADLVMHSATKYLDGQGRCVGGAIVGDAETVAGTLFRFMRTAGPCMSPFNAWTFLKGLETLKVRMEAHETRAQAVAEALLAQNAVQHVYYPGLPEHPQHALAARQQRGFGGIVSFDLSDQGAAWRFIDRLQLASITANLGDTRTTVTHPASTTHMRIGPEARARAGIGDGLVRIAVGLEDAEDLVADIRGALA; encoded by the coding sequence ATGGCTGACGACCCCGACCAGCCTCGCGCTTACGGCGCGGGCACGCTCGGCGTGCGCGCGGAGACGCTGCGCACACCCTGGCGCGAGCACTCGCCGGCGATCTTCGCAACCTCCAGCTTCGTCTTTGATTCGGCCGCGCAGGCCGCCGAAATCTTCGCTGAGCGTGAGGCCGGCTACATCTATTCGCGCTTCACGAACCCGACGGTCGACGCCTTCGAGAAGCGGCTGGCAGCCATGGAAGGCGCCGAGGCGGGCATCGGCACGGCCTCCGGCATGAGCGCGATCATGACGCTGTGTCTGGCGCTGTTGTCGGAAGGCGATCACGTCGTCGCTTCGCGCACGCTCTTCGGCTCTACGATCTCGCTCTTCGACAACATCCTGTCGCGCTTCGGCCTGCATTTCAGCTACGTCGATCCCTGCGATCTCGACGCTTGGCGCGATGCCTGCACGCCGGCTACACGCATGCTCTTCGTCGAGACGCCGACCAACCCGCTCTGCGAGATCGTCGACATCGCCGGATTGGCGGCGATCGCGCGCGAGAAGCAGGCGCGGCTGGTGGTGGACAACTGCTTCCTGACGCCGGCGCTGCAGAAGCCACTGGCGCTGGGCGCGGATCTGGTCATGCATTCAGCCACCAAGTATCTGGACGGGCAGGGGCGCTGCGTGGGCGGCGCCATCGTCGGCGACGCCGAGACCGTTGCCGGCACGCTCTTCCGCTTCATGCGCACGGCCGGGCCCTGCATGAGCCCCTTTAATGCCTGGACCTTTCTGAAGGGCCTGGAGACGCTGAAGGTGCGCATGGAGGCGCACGAAACTCGGGCCCAAGCGGTAGCCGAGGCGCTGCTGGCGCAGAACGCGGTGCAGCACGTCTACTATCCGGGGCTTCCGGAGCATCCGCAGCACGCGCTGGCCGCACGCCAGCAACGCGGCTTCGGCGGCATCGTCAGCTTCGATCTCTCCGATCAGGGCGCGGCCTGGCGCTTCATCGACCGCCTGCAGCTCGCCTCCATCACGGCCAATCTCGGTGATACGAGGACTACCGTGACGCATCCGGCGTCGACCACGCATATGCGCATCGGCCCGGAAGCACGCGCGCGCGCCGGCATCGGTGACGGCCTGGTGCGCATCGCGGTGGGTCTGGAGGATGCCGAGGACCTGGTCGCAGATATTCGCGGCGCGCTGGCCTGA
- a CDS encoding glutathione S-transferase family protein translates to MGRLVDGVWYDEWYDTESTGGAFRREDAGFRHWVTADGSPGPSGEGGFAAESGRYHLYVSMACPWAHRTLIFRKIKALEPHIGVTVVHPHMLSNGWEYRPEPEPLHGYHFHYQLYTHVKPDYSGRVTVPVLWDKQRDTIVSNESAEIIRMFNSAFDDITGNRDDYYPEALRGDIDSINGLVYDSVNNGVYRCGFATTQEAYEKPFHELFGALDELEARLQAQRWLCGEHLTEADWRLFTTLMRFDAVYYGHFKCNKRRIRDYPALYRYLHALLAVPGVSETVDLEQCKQHYYYSHATINPTRVVPLGPDPLV, encoded by the coding sequence ATGGGCAGGCTCGTTGACGGCGTTTGGTACGACGAGTGGTACGACACCGAGAGCACCGGCGGTGCCTTCCGACGCGAGGATGCGGGCTTCCGCCATTGGGTGACCGCCGATGGCAGCCCGGGACCGAGCGGCGAGGGCGGCTTCGCCGCCGAATCCGGTCGCTATCACCTCTATGTCTCGATGGCCTGCCCGTGGGCGCACCGCACGCTGATCTTCCGCAAGATCAAGGCGCTGGAGCCGCACATCGGTGTCACGGTGGTGCATCCGCACATGCTGAGCAACGGCTGGGAGTATCGGCCGGAGCCCGAGCCGCTGCACGGCTATCACTTTCATTACCAGCTCTATACACACGTCAAGCCGGACTACAGCGGACGCGTGACCGTGCCGGTGCTGTGGGACAAGCAGCGCGACACCATCGTCTCGAACGAGTCGGCCGAGATCATCCGGATGTTTAACAGCGCCTTCGACGACATCACCGGTAATCGCGACGACTATTATCCCGAGGCGCTGCGCGGCGACATCGATTCGATCAATGGCCTCGTCTACGACAGCGTCAACAATGGCGTTTATCGCTGCGGCTTCGCGACAACCCAGGAAGCCTACGAGAAGCCCTTCCACGAACTCTTCGGCGCGCTCGACGAGCTGGAGGCGCGGCTGCAGGCGCAGCGCTGGCTATGCGGCGAGCATCTGACCGAGGCGGACTGGCGGCTGTTCACCACGCTGATGCGCTTCGACGCCGTCTACTATGGCCACTTCAAGTGCAACAAGCGGCGCATCCGTGACTACCCGGCGCTGTATCGCTATCTGCACGCGCTGCTGGCTGTGCCGGGTGTCTCCGAAACGGTGGATCTGGAGCAGTGCAAACAGCATTACTACTACAGCCACGCGACGATCAATCCAACGCGCGTGGTGCCGCTGGGCCCGGATCCTCTCGTCTAA
- a CDS encoding peptidylprolyl isomerase — protein sequence MKIRHILAAASMGTAAAGAGAAPSVVLHTSEGAITVALAPDEAPASVENFLQYARDGHYDGTVFHRVIPDFMIQGGGMDPDMQQRPTRSPIANEAGNKLDNERGSLAMARTSAPNSATSQFFINLKDNDFLNPGGVDPHGYAVFGRVTDGMDVVDRIAAVPTGRRSGHADVPLEAVVIERVEILAGKE from the coding sequence ATGAAGATCCGTCACATCCTCGCCGCCGCTTCCATGGGCACCGCCGCAGCCGGTGCCGGGGCCGCACCCTCTGTCGTGCTGCATACCAGCGAAGGCGCCATCACCGTCGCCCTGGCGCCCGACGAGGCGCCCGCCAGCGTCGAGAACTTCCTGCAGTACGCCCGCGACGGCCATTACGACGGCACCGTCTTTCACCGCGTCATCCCGGACTTCATGATCCAGGGTGGTGGCATGGACCCCGACATGCAGCAACGACCGACGCGCTCGCCCATCGCCAACGAGGCTGGCAACAAGCTCGACAACGAGCGCGGCAGCCTCGCCATGGCACGTACCAGTGCGCCGAACTCGGCGACGAGCCAGTTCTTCATCAATCTCAAGGACAACGACTTCCTCAATCCAGGCGGCGTTGATCCGCACGGCTACGCCGTCTTCGGCCGCGTCACCGATGGCATGGATGTCGTCGACCGCATTGCTGCCGTACCCACGGGTCGCCGCAGCGGCCACGCTGATGTTCCCCTGGAAGCCGTCGTCATCGAGCGCGTGGAGATCCTGGCCGGGAAGGAATGA
- the dusA gene encoding tRNA dihydrouridine(20/20a) synthase DusA, giving the protein MSASALSHRFCVAPMMEHTDRHCRYFLRQISARARLYTEMVTTGALLHGDAHRHLAFDAAEHPVALQLGGSDPAALAHCAAMAEDWGYDEVNLNCGCPSDRVQGGGFGACLMREPALVADCVAAMRAATRLPVTVKCRIGVDEQDEPAFLTDFADAVAAAGCELLIVHARKAWLKGLSPKQNREIPPLVYERVHALAAARPDLRVVINGGLDTLDTACTQLGALDGVMLGRTAIDDPWLLHDVDECLYASTPPTATREAVLLRMRDYIAREQAAGTRVHAITRHMLGLYRGQPRGRAFRRLLGEATRRDDGTALIDEAIALMRDVPHPLSAPSAPITETLPA; this is encoded by the coding sequence ATGAGCGCCAGCGCCCTCTCTCATCGATTCTGTGTCGCACCCATGATGGAGCACACGGATCGCCACTGCCGCTACTTCCTGCGGCAGATCAGCGCGCGCGCGCGGCTGTATACCGAAATGGTCACCACCGGCGCGTTGTTGCACGGCGACGCGCATCGACATCTCGCTTTCGACGCGGCCGAGCACCCGGTGGCGCTGCAGCTCGGCGGCAGCGACCCGGCCGCGCTGGCGCACTGCGCCGCGATGGCCGAGGACTGGGGCTACGACGAGGTCAATCTCAACTGTGGCTGCCCCTCCGACCGGGTTCAAGGTGGCGGCTTCGGCGCCTGCCTGATGCGCGAACCCGCGCTGGTCGCCGATTGCGTGGCCGCCATGCGCGCCGCGACGCGCCTGCCCGTCACCGTGAAATGCCGCATCGGCGTCGACGAACAGGACGAACCCGCCTTCCTCACTGACTTCGCGGATGCCGTCGCTGCCGCCGGCTGCGAGCTGCTCATCGTGCACGCGCGCAAGGCCTGGCTGAAGGGTCTGTCACCGAAGCAGAATCGCGAGATTCCACCCCTGGTCTACGAGCGCGTACACGCGCTCGCCGCGGCGCGGCCGGACCTGCGCGTGGTCATCAACGGCGGGCTCGATACGCTGGATACCGCCTGCACACAGCTGGGGGCGCTCGACGGCGTCATGCTCGGCCGCACCGCCATCGACGACCCCTGGCTGCTGCACGACGTCGACGAATGCCTCTACGCCAGCACACCGCCCACAGCCACCCGCGAGGCCGTGCTGCTGCGCATGCGCGACTATATCGCCCGCGAGCAGGCCGCCGGCACGCGCGTGCATGCCATAACCCGCCACATGCTCGGGCTTTACCGCGGGCAGCCACGCGGCCGCGCCTTTCGGCGCCTGCTCGGCGAAGCCACCCGTCGCGACGACGGCACAGCCCTCATCGACGAGGCCATTGCGCTCATGCGCGATGTGCCACACCCCCTTTCCGCGCCATCGGCGCCCATCACCGAGACCCTCCCCGCATGA
- the gtfA gene encoding sucrose phosphorylase, with amino-acid sequence MILRNLPHLIAYPDRMGSSISDLHKVMREHFPRCFGGVHLLPPFPSNADGGFSPLTHREIDPRYGSWEEVEALAAEYDLCLDLVLNHIADESPEFKDFLANGRDSRYAELFVDVDALGEITSDDLAKIHIRKEKEPFREVTLANGEKKRVWCTFTEKQVDLNYDAEATYDFMEENLRVMTGHGVKLFRLDAFGYTTKKIGTSCFLVEPDVYDILGWFHRTANRMGAEVLPEVHDHSSYQFAIGMRGMRPYGFALPPLLLYSLLDANSVHLKNWLRVCPRNQITVLDTHDGICIPDVEGILPADKIQAVIDNVSQRSADPILRRSAANVHSVGAIYQLTCTFYDALKQNDDAYIAARAIQLFAPGIPQIYYVGLLAGTNDEELMEHTGELRDINRTYFDLEAVAEATEKPVVRRLIQLLEFRCSHPAFRGTFELVYSNDTSVSMQWKNGDAKALLFVDLNFKKTTVRYRDERTGRMISRIF; translated from the coding sequence ATGATCCTGCGCAACCTGCCTCACCTCATCGCCTATCCGGACCGGATGGGCAGCAGCATCAGCGACCTGCACAAGGTGATGCGCGAGCATTTCCCGCGCTGCTTCGGCGGCGTGCACCTGCTGCCGCCCTTTCCCTCCAATGCCGACGGTGGGTTTTCGCCATTGACGCATCGCGAGATCGACCCGCGCTACGGCAGCTGGGAGGAAGTCGAGGCACTGGCTGCCGAGTACGACCTCTGCCTGGATCTGGTGCTGAATCACATCGCCGACGAATCGCCAGAGTTCAAGGATTTCCTGGCCAACGGCCGCGACAGCCGCTACGCCGAGCTCTTCGTCGACGTTGACGCCCTCGGCGAGATCACATCCGACGACCTCGCGAAGATCCACATTCGCAAGGAGAAGGAGCCCTTCCGCGAGGTTACCCTGGCCAATGGCGAGAAGAAGCGCGTCTGGTGCACCTTCACCGAGAAGCAGGTCGACCTGAATTACGACGCCGAGGCGACCTACGATTTCATGGAGGAAAACCTCCGCGTCATGACCGGTCATGGCGTCAAGCTGTTCCGGCTCGATGCCTTCGGCTACACCACCAAGAAGATCGGCACGAGCTGCTTCCTGGTCGAGCCCGATGTCTACGACATCCTGGGTTGGTTTCACCGCACCGCCAACCGCATGGGCGCCGAAGTGCTGCCCGAGGTGCACGACCATTCCAGCTACCAGTTCGCCATCGGCATGCGCGGGATGCGGCCCTACGGCTTTGCGCTGCCGCCGCTGTTGCTCTACTCCCTGCTCGATGCCAACAGCGTGCATCTGAAGAACTGGCTGCGCGTCTGCCCGCGCAACCAGATCACGGTGCTGGACACCCACGACGGCATCTGCATTCCGGACGTCGAGGGCATCCTGCCTGCCGACAAGATCCAGGCCGTCATCGACAATGTCTCGCAGCGCAGCGCCGATCCGATCCTGCGGCGATCAGCGGCAAATGTGCACAGCGTGGGGGCGATCTATCAGCTTACCTGCACCTTCTACGACGCCCTCAAGCAGAACGACGACGCCTATATTGCCGCGCGCGCCATCCAGCTCTTCGCGCCAGGCATTCCGCAGATCTACTACGTCGGTCTGCTCGCGGGCACCAATGACGAGGAATTGATGGAGCACACCGGCGAGCTGCGCGACATCAATCGCACCTATTTCGACCTGGAAGCGGTGGCCGAGGCCACCGAGAAGCCGGTAGTGCGTCGACTGATCCAGCTTCTGGAATTCCGCTGCTCGCATCCGGCCTTTCGCGGCACGTTCGAGTTGGTCTATTCGAATGACACCAGCGTCAGCATGCAGTGGAAGAACGGCGACGCGAAGGCCCTGCTCTTCGTCGACCTCAATTTCAAGAAAACCACCGTGCGCTACCGCGATGAGCGCACCGGCCGGATGATCTCACGCATCTTCTGA
- a CDS encoding pilus assembly protein TadG-related protein: MRREAIGSLQKRSQQRGAAAVFAGIALVAMLAATTLVIDIGRLYLAQQQLQKQADIAALDSVRRVSSCSATEVPTQGELEAAASQSLARNGLEDIDAENLTVTAGRIISDEESSFRELIAEPMETASAVRVTVARDLPASLFPRGASAGSQRMRASATAMQPAAGSFYLGSTLASVDDGLLNAVIGGLICPTGDTACQNSVIALDVASASSGLLETSVTVAQLATALGVRVADLSDPVALSLMNPLLPDVLSDLSGALSATASGTVVALLDSLAGAAEGSAVPMGELFDDISADTPNAPLINLFDLLLALGQSAKADASGTTPIQLPINLSVPGIADIGVFLKVLEGPQFSGMGRPGQAMAETAQLTLGVRIAGGALLTGLSGVLDDILNDIIFGLIGVLTGITIDIDTLSPPLNIGIDVEAGKARAWLDRLDCPRQGINDGLPVAALSAEPSTAEVRVGSFTGGAFDGAPLDDSGSEKRIQLAQVEIDGSCPALLGLLCLPGVSAGSATIDIALDLTTISVGGAVNPIALNEIRDFQRVETDDAGNPIPDWHPPVWRAEGAPDAPPSPDNPQQVGAATNINIAMGVDVEKVDGSGLVGLVGDLLAALTTAVTNLIDGLLDVVNGLVATLIDPLLLALGVQTGTAEVTMDTVSIGHPRLVDTRVPEQQDN; encoded by the coding sequence ATGCGCAGGGAAGCCATCGGCTCGCTCCAGAAGCGTTCGCAGCAACGTGGTGCGGCCGCTGTATTCGCCGGCATCGCCTTGGTCGCCATGCTGGCCGCCACCACGCTGGTCATTGATATCGGCCGGCTCTATCTGGCCCAACAGCAGTTGCAGAAGCAGGCCGATATCGCGGCCCTCGACAGCGTCCGACGTGTGTCGTCTTGCTCGGCGACGGAGGTGCCGACACAGGGCGAGCTTGAAGCCGCGGCTAGCCAGAGCCTCGCCCGCAACGGGCTGGAAGACATCGACGCCGAGAATCTGACGGTCACGGCCGGGCGCATCATCAGCGATGAAGAAAGCAGCTTCCGTGAGCTGATAGCAGAGCCTATGGAGACCGCTTCAGCCGTACGCGTGACGGTGGCGCGGGACCTGCCGGCCTCACTTTTTCCGCGGGGCGCATCCGCTGGCTCGCAGCGGATGCGAGCTTCCGCAACGGCCATGCAACCTGCGGCAGGCAGCTTCTATTTGGGATCGACCCTTGCCTCCGTGGACGACGGCCTGCTCAATGCAGTGATCGGAGGCCTGATCTGCCCGACCGGCGACACCGCCTGCCAGAACTCAGTGATCGCTCTGGATGTCGCCAGCGCTTCCTCAGGTCTGCTGGAAACCAGCGTCACGGTCGCTCAACTTGCCACTGCGCTGGGCGTGCGAGTGGCAGATCTCTCCGATCCGGTGGCCCTATCGCTCATGAACCCGTTGCTGCCCGACGTGCTCTCAGATCTTTCGGGCGCGCTGAGTGCTACCGCCAGCGGAACGGTTGTGGCTCTGCTGGATAGTCTTGCTGGCGCCGCGGAAGGCAGCGCCGTGCCCATGGGTGAGCTCTTCGACGACATCAGCGCGGACACGCCAAATGCTCCACTGATCAATCTCTTTGATCTGCTCCTTGCACTTGGCCAAAGCGCCAAGGCGGACGCCAGCGGCACCACACCGATACAGCTGCCAATCAACCTAAGCGTCCCCGGAATAGCCGACATTGGCGTTTTCCTGAAGGTACTAGAAGGCCCGCAATTCAGTGGCATGGGCAGACCCGGTCAGGCCATGGCCGAAACGGCTCAGCTAACACTGGGTGTGCGCATCGCCGGTGGTGCGCTGCTCACCGGACTGAGCGGCGTTCTCGACGACATTCTCAACGACATCATATTCGGACTGATCGGTGTCCTGACCGGCATCACAATTGACATCGATACCTTGTCTCCGCCTCTAAATATCGGTATCGATGTCGAAGCTGGCAAGGCGCGCGCCTGGCTGGACCGGCTCGATTGCCCGCGGCAAGGCATCAACGATGGTTTGCCAGTGGCAGCGCTGAGCGCAGAGCCGAGCACGGCTGAAGTGCGCGTGGGCAGCTTTACGGGTGGCGCCTTCGACGGCGCGCCGCTGGACGACAGCGGCAGCGAGAAACGCATCCAGTTGGCGCAAGTTGAAATTGATGGTAGCTGCCCAGCCTTGTTAGGGCTGCTCTGTCTTCCGGGCGTCAGCGCAGGCTCCGCGACCATTGATATCGCACTGGACCTGACCACCATCAGTGTCGGCGGTGCCGTGAACCCGATTGCGCTGAACGAAATCCGCGACTTCCAGCGCGTAGAGACCGACGACGCTGGGAACCCCATTCCGGATTGGCATCCGCCCGTATGGCGTGCCGAGGGTGCGCCCGATGCGCCCCCCAGCCCGGACAATCCGCAGCAGGTCGGCGCGGCCACCAACATAAACATCGCCATGGGCGTAGATGTCGAGAAAGTCGACGGCAGCGGCCTTGTAGGTCTGGTTGGTGATCTATTAGCAGCCCTGACCACCGCTGTTACGAATCTCATCGATGGCCTGCTCGACGTCGTCAACGGGCTGGTCGCCACGCTGATCGACCCGCTGTTGTTGGCGCTGGGTGTTCAGACCGGAACGGCAGAGGTCACCATGGATACAGTCAGCATCGGGCATCCGCGCCTTGTGGATACACGCGTACCCGAGCAGCAGGACAACTAG
- a CDS encoding UDP-2,3-diacylglucosamine diphosphatase produces the protein MTATRHNTALLVSDIHLPAGASEYRNAFLAMLEGPGRAVDAIYLLGDIFEYWLGEDVSGPDHRPVLAALAARAAAGTRIYFIAGNRDLLLDPTTQARHGVIALPDPVTVQLPDGPALLSHGDQWCTQDAAYQRWRRFAHNPIAQKGFLHLPAALRRRIARRLRTRSSQGQRRMPEDLLDVQTDAVEQAFRVHGATRIIHGHTHRPARHRHAGGERIVLPDWRPGEHRYLLATRGGLAEYQLN, from the coding sequence ATGACGGCTACTCGCCACAACACAGCGCTGTTGGTCTCCGATATTCATCTGCCGGCCGGCGCCTCCGAGTACCGCAACGCATTCCTGGCGATGCTCGAAGGCCCCGGCCGCGCGGTGGACGCGATCTATCTGCTCGGCGACATCTTCGAGTACTGGCTGGGCGAGGATGTATCGGGCCCCGATCATCGCCCCGTGCTGGCGGCGCTGGCCGCTCGCGCCGCCGCCGGCACGCGTATCTACTTCATCGCCGGCAATCGCGATCTGCTGCTCGACCCCACCACGCAGGCACGACACGGCGTCATCGCCTTGCCCGATCCGGTTACCGTGCAGCTTCCCGATGGCCCGGCGCTGCTGTCACACGGCGACCAGTGGTGCACGCAGGACGCGGCCTACCAGCGTTGGCGGCGCTTCGCGCACAACCCGATTGCACAGAAGGGCTTCCTGCACCTGCCTGCGGCGCTGCGTCGGCGGATCGCGCGACGCCTGCGCACGCGCAGCAGCCAGGGTCAGCGCCGGATGCCCGAAGACCTGCTCGATGTGCAGACAGATGCCGTAGAACAGGCCTTTCGCGTCCATGGCGCCACCCGCATCATTCACGGCCACACCCATCGTCCGGCGAGACACCGCCACGCGGGCGGCGAGCGCATCGTCCTGCCGGACTGGCGCCCGGGTGAGCACCGCTATCTGCTGGCCACCAGGGGCGGTCTGGCCGAATATCAGCTGAACTGA
- the purF gene encoding amidophosphoribosyltransferase codes for MCGIAGIVSANGPVNQDLFDALTVLQHRGQDAAGILTNDGSKLYLHKDLGLVRDVFQRDEQMAALPGRMGIAHVRYPTAGAASPAEAQPLYTNMPYGIAFGHNGNLTNTHALKDELFAEDRRHINTESDSEILLNVFAHELMEQAKGPLRAEHVFAAVARLHLRARGAYACVAMITGFGMVAFRDPFGIRPAILGKREGPDGTDYMVASESVALDALQFEIIGDIAPGEAVVVTADGRLLRHQCALRPQLSPCLFEYVYLARPDSVLDGVYVYKARLRMGEKLGDKLLREWPDHDIDVVIPVPESSRTAAAEMAGRLGVKYREGFIKNRYIGRTFIMPGQAKRKKSVRQKLNPIDLEFYDKNVLLVDDSIVRGTTSREIIQMARDAGAKKVYFASAAPPVRFPNVYGIDMPTASELVANGLSEAEIEEALGADRLVFQDLQDLMDSVREGNAKLEHFDCSVFNGEYVTKDVSRDYLDQLELFRSDAAKNGHSEKPGMPIELHNSAHGAAHG; via the coding sequence ATGTGCGGCATTGCAGGCATTGTCTCGGCCAACGGGCCGGTCAACCAGGATCTCTTCGACGCGCTGACGGTGCTGCAGCACCGCGGACAGGACGCCGCCGGGATCCTGACCAACGACGGCAGCAAGCTCTATCTGCACAAGGATCTCGGCCTGGTGCGCGACGTCTTCCAGCGCGACGAGCAGATGGCCGCGCTGCCCGGCCGCATGGGCATCGCGCACGTGCGCTACCCGACGGCCGGCGCGGCAAGCCCTGCCGAGGCGCAGCCGTTGTACACCAACATGCCCTACGGCATCGCCTTTGGGCACAACGGCAATCTCACCAATACGCATGCCCTAAAGGATGAGCTCTTCGCCGAGGATCGCCGGCACATCAACACCGAGTCCGATTCGGAAATCCTGCTCAACGTCTTCGCGCACGAGCTGATGGAGCAGGCCAAGGGCCCGCTGCGTGCCGAGCACGTCTTCGCCGCCGTGGCGCGCCTGCATCTGCGCGCCCGCGGTGCCTACGCCTGTGTGGCGATGATCACCGGCTTCGGCATGGTGGCTTTCCGCGATCCCTTCGGTATTCGTCCGGCCATTCTCGGCAAGCGCGAGGGGCCCGACGGCACCGACTACATGGTCGCCTCGGAGTCGGTGGCGCTGGATGCGCTGCAGTTCGAAATCATCGGAGACATTGCGCCGGGCGAGGCGGTGGTCGTCACGGCCGATGGTCGCCTGCTGCGCCATCAGTGCGCGCTGCGGCCGCAGCTTTCGCCCTGCCTCTTCGAGTACGTCTACCTGGCGCGTCCCGACTCGGTGCTTGACGGTGTCTACGTCTACAAGGCGCGGCTGCGCATGGGCGAGAAGCTGGGAGACAAGCTGTTGCGCGAGTGGCCCGATCACGACATCGACGTAGTGATTCCCGTACCCGAATCCTCACGTACGGCCGCAGCCGAGATGGCCGGTCGGCTGGGCGTGAAGTATCGCGAAGGCTTCATCAAGAACCGTTACATCGGGCGCACCTTCATCATGCCGGGGCAGGCCAAACGCAAGAAGAGCGTGCGCCAGAAGCTGAACCCCATCGACCTCGAGTTCTACGACAAGAACGTGCTGCTGGTCGACGACTCCATCGTTCGCGGTACGACTTCGCGCGAGATCATCCAGATGGCCCGCGACGCCGGGGCGAAGAAGGTTTATTTCGCCTCTGCCGCGCCGCCGGTGCGCTTCCCGAACGTTTACGGCATCGACATGCCGACGGCCTCAGAGCTGGTGGCCAACGGCCTCAGCGAGGCGGAGATAGAAGAGGCGCTGGGTGCCGATCGTCTCGTCTTCCAGGATCTGCAGGATCTGATGGATTCGGTGCGCGAGGGCAATGCCAAGCTGGAGCATTTCGACTGCTCTGTCTTCAACGGCGAGTACGTCACCAAGGACGTCTCGCGCGACTATCTCGACCAGCTGGAACTCTTCCGTTCCGATGCGGCCAAAAACGGCCATTCGGAGAAGCCCGGCATGCCGATCGAGCTGCACAACTCTGCCCATGGTGCCGCCCATGGCTGA